The DNA sequence CTTTTCACCTGCCGGGGCTCTCTGGAATGACGATCGAAAGGTACTCTTCTCTTCATCGCTCTTCTATTAAAATTTAATTAAATATAACATCTGATTCTCACCTTGTCAAACATTTTATCGGAATGAGCATATCCGATTTGATTCGCGAGGACATGCTCTATAATTAGTACAAGAGGTGATTTGAAATGAAATTGACATTTACTGAAAATGCCATGCAACGACTGGAAAAATTGGGGATGACCGAGGAACTCTCTTTGTACATGAGCTCCATCTACGGCTGCGGCGGACCAGACAGCAGCATGTTCACGATCCGAGCCCATGATACGGAAAACCCAAACTACGACACCGTTTTGGACACCAACTTCGGCGCAATCAAAGTCACCAAGGACAGCCTGCAGCAACTGGATGAGGATAACATCATCGACTTCAAAGACAGCAGTTTTTCCTTCGTCCTGAAAAGCAACCGCGGACTGCTGAACCCGCACATGAACTACGAAAACATGAAGTTGAAAGATTGAGAAAAACTGCAACAGATAAAGTGTCCATTCCTTCTGGCAGCAGTGCCCGGCGAATCCTGATTTCGCCGGGCACTTTTTTTGATAAATCTAATCAAAAAAACTGCCCCCACATTACGGGGAGCAGTCTGTAAAACTATTCAACTGTTTTTGTGCCGATTGTAGGCAGCCGGCACGTGTGGATAACGATCGTAAACCTCTTCAAGATAATCTTCTTGAATCGCCATTTCCTTAAGTAAAGTTGGAAAATCAATTGCATCCACCATCTTATTAAGCAGTACCAATCCCTCTTCTGCCATGCGGTCTCGCGTTTCAATATCAGGTATGGCAGAGGTTGCCATATGGTCTGAATGTTCCTTGAAATAATAACCTGTTGCTCCAGATTGAAAGGCTTGGGCACTCAGGTTACCGAAAACCGATGGTGTCTGGGTAACTGGCTCTGCATAATCAGAAGTCAGCAATATATCATCCAAACGATTACGTAACTTGTAAGCCCCAAGAATCATCTTATCCAAATGAAGCATCATCTCTTTCGGATCTGAAAAGACACCGGATTTCTGGGCTGTTATCATACCGTCAATATAGAGAATAGCGATCCCTGTTTCATCAAAGAAATCCCGGACAACCGGATTCATTGAGATATGGGCTGGTCCGTGCAGGCTAATATAGATTTGCTTTTTGAAGCCCGATCGCAGTAAGGAATGTGCCAGACCTTGCAACATATCAGCGCTTTCCCTAACCGTTAATTGGATGGTTCCCTTACCTGAGGCGGTTGCCCCTGAATAAATATACGGCACATGCGGAAGGACAAGTGAGTTTGTCCTTTC is a window from the uncultured Trichococcus sp. genome containing:
- a CDS encoding creatininase family protein — encoded protein: MKLRSHLLNVLINDEVEAYLKENDVIIVPFGPTELHGGLPLDCETILAEGIALLMAERTNSLVLPHVPYIYSGATASGKGTIQLTVRESADMLQGLAHSLLRSGFKKQIYISLHGPAHISMNPVVRDFFDETGIAILYIDGMITAQKSGVFSDPKEMMLHLDKMILGAYKLRNRLDDILLTSDYAEPVTQTPSVFGNLSAQAFQSGATGYYFKEHSDHMATSAIPDIETRDRMAEEGLVLLNKMVDAIDFPTLLKEMAIQEDYLEEVYDRYPHVPAAYNRHKNS
- a CDS encoding iron-sulfur cluster biosynthesis family protein codes for the protein MKLTFTENAMQRLEKLGMTEELSLYMSSIYGCGGPDSSMFTIRAHDTENPNYDTVLDTNFGAIKVTKDSLQQLDEDNIIDFKDSSFSFVLKSNRGLLNPHMNYENMKLKD